A stretch of the Porifericola rhodea genome encodes the following:
- a CDS encoding HEAT repeat domain-containing protein: MNDILNHLIDEIMFYWYALYFLPTEVRFFIQAAMALLLCSACLMITLYLRRWYLNAKENKQKDLKFRFQYFIYDALVESSKQEVLSSTAMIVRKFKQHELNSAMEKQLMINLMIELKKNFSGNAKKQFEHLYVCLGLHHISVAKLRSSNIQERIKGIRELSEMNYQCEALERALTEWQLSPHEQLADEVKIAAIKCQSSHMLSFLNNQDTPLSDWLQIQLRYHLEALPAEQRPNFSQWLNAPSPSAIVFVLQMIVLFQQKGCVKQISQLLHHSSDTVKSAAIGALEQLEAREEAGALFNVLDTNNTELKIEALHAIGLLGQLFHAKLLNPLLQHPSAKIKRASQRAISRINARNTSTGNHATLTAHTITS; the protein is encoded by the coding sequence ATGAATGACATACTCAACCACCTCATAGACGAAATTATGTTTTACTGGTACGCACTTTACTTTCTTCCTACAGAAGTGCGATTCTTCATACAGGCTGCCATGGCGTTATTACTTTGTAGTGCCTGCCTGATGATTACCCTTTACCTTCGTCGCTGGTACCTTAATGCGAAAGAGAACAAGCAGAAAGACCTGAAATTTCGTTTTCAATACTTTATTTATGATGCTCTGGTAGAGAGTAGTAAGCAAGAGGTTTTATCTTCTACTGCTATGATTGTACGCAAGTTCAAGCAACATGAGCTCAACTCAGCTATGGAGAAGCAGCTCATGATCAACCTTATGATTGAGCTAAAAAAGAACTTTAGTGGCAATGCAAAAAAGCAGTTTGAGCACTTGTACGTTTGCCTGGGCCTGCATCATATATCTGTCGCAAAACTACGAAGCAGCAACATCCAGGAGAGAATTAAAGGAATCAGAGAACTCTCAGAAATGAACTACCAGTGTGAGGCTTTGGAAAGAGCATTAACTGAATGGCAACTAAGCCCACATGAGCAATTGGCAGATGAGGTAAAGATTGCAGCAATCAAATGCCAATCTTCTCATATGCTCTCATTTCTGAACAACCAAGATACTCCGCTTAGCGACTGGCTTCAGATACAGCTACGGTACCATCTGGAAGCACTTCCGGCTGAGCAGCGCCCCAATTTCAGTCAGTGGCTAAACGCTCCATCTCCTTCAGCAATAGTTTTTGTATTACAGATGATTGTACTATTTCAGCAAAAGGGCTGTGTTAAGCAGATTAGCCAGCTACTACACCACTCATCTGATACTGTAAAGTCTGCTGCAATTGGTGCATTAGAGCAGTTAGAAGCACGAGAAGAAGCAGGAGCGTTATTTAATGTGTTGGACACTAACAACACCGAACTGAAAATAGAAGCACTACATGCCATTGGTCTCTTAGGCCAACTATTTCATGCTAAACTGCTCAACCCACTGTTACAGCATCCTTCAGCAAAAATTAAGCGGGCCAGCCAGCGTGCAATCAGTAGAATTAATGCACGTAATACCTCTACTGGTAATCATGCTACTTTAACTGCTCATACCATTACTTCCTGA
- a CDS encoding YaiO family outer membrane beta-barrel protein: MHTRSELNFSGFMKRHWCTILLALLAFPAFCQTDSLFRAAQRQAYHSQYEPASTTLSQLLKLEPEHYDARFLSAMVQAWDGNYFVALQQLNTLTHCCAPTEEALAAIARINLWAEEYPKAIAEADKGLLVFPDNEDLLYIRAQAEAAYQAYEDALNTLDTLLNENDEYPKAEELQEEIEILIRKNAAGLEYKYSRFSNTFAPWHQLSANYQRKLQNMLLIGRLQHAQMFDQQGLQFEIDAYPKFDNKTYAYLNAGLSNNTVFPKVRWGAEIFRILPAQWEASAGMRGLYFEQTPIHIYTLQLGHYFPAYWLSGRVFMSTLENESPLSGLLTARRYLGNKDHYATLYVGSGATPNRVNSLTEVQRLNANWIGIDYQHPLQKRLWIIRSAVEFQQETYPEVRTTDRLSFTIYLERRF; the protein is encoded by the coding sequence ATGCATACAAGAAGTGAACTCAATTTCTCAGGCTTCATGAAAAGGCATTGGTGTACCATATTATTAGCGCTGCTAGCTTTTCCAGCTTTTTGTCAGACAGACTCATTATTTAGAGCTGCCCAGCGCCAGGCTTATCATTCGCAATATGAGCCGGCCAGTACTACACTAAGCCAGCTGCTAAAATTGGAACCAGAGCATTATGATGCGCGCTTTCTTTCAGCTATGGTGCAAGCATGGGACGGCAATTACTTTGTAGCATTGCAACAGCTTAACACGCTCACTCATTGCTGCGCTCCAACAGAAGAAGCATTGGCTGCCATTGCCCGTATCAACCTATGGGCAGAAGAATACCCCAAAGCAATTGCAGAAGCGGATAAGGGTCTGCTGGTTTTTCCTGATAATGAAGACCTCCTTTATATACGTGCACAGGCAGAAGCTGCCTATCAGGCTTATGAAGATGCTCTTAATACATTAGATACTCTGCTTAACGAAAATGATGAGTACCCCAAAGCTGAGGAACTACAAGAAGAAATAGAAATACTAATAAGAAAAAATGCGGCAGGGCTTGAGTATAAGTACAGTCGTTTCAGCAACACATTTGCCCCCTGGCATCAGCTTAGTGCCAACTACCAGAGAAAACTGCAAAACATGCTGCTGATAGGGCGTTTACAACATGCCCAAATGTTTGATCAGCAGGGACTACAGTTTGAGATTGACGCATATCCAAAATTTGATAACAAGACTTACGCTTACCTCAATGCAGGCTTGTCTAACAATACCGTATTTCCGAAAGTACGCTGGGGAGCTGAGATTTTCAGGATACTTCCTGCTCAGTGGGAGGCCTCTGCCGGTATGAGAGGGTTGTATTTTGAGCAAACACCTATTCATATTTACACTTTACAATTAGGCCACTACTTTCCTGCTTACTGGTTATCTGGACGTGTATTTATGTCTACGCTGGAGAATGAAAGCCCCCTAAGTGGGCTACTCACCGCTCGCCGCTACCTTGGTAATAAAGATCATTACGCTACCCTTTATGTAGGAAGCGGGGCTACGCCCAACAGAGTGAATAGCCTGACAGAGGTGCAGAGGTTAAACGCTAACTGGATTGGTATTGACTATCAGCACCCTTTACAAAAAAGATTGTGGATTATCCGCTCGGCAGTAGAGTTTCAGCAGGAGACCTATCCTGAGGTTAGAACTACTGACCGCCTAAGTTTTACTATCTACCTTGAAAGGAGGTTCTAA